In a single window of the Olivibacter sp. SDN3 genome:
- a CDS encoding RagB/SusD family nutrient uptake outer membrane protein yields the protein MMKPTRILYILTCLGVMLCACQKDYLDANPEHEQNATNFFASKEDFIQAVNGAYVPLREIFTGSFWQLGEMRADNTSFQYNAGDRSGFGREQIDQFLELDDNAFVYSFFQNSFIGIGRCNVILDRYAPEKINDDNAAQQIVGQATFLRAYYYFNLVQLFGEVPLVLHEVSSTDDAFSSAARRPVNEIYEAIAQDALTAAENLPENYQQDNDLGRVTSISARMLLAKLYMVQQQFDRAMEQLNIVLQSDRSLNADYADNFNPVRKNGVESIFEVQYLEGPFDMSSNFMYTFAPYNGGTDITGFGLYPGAESGWNIPTDDMLNAYEEGDLRREKSINMNFIDPNTQRTVPYVIKYRSPHAIRYQTNENFPVYRYADAMLMAAECLNELGYAGNGQAFTLLNEVRSRAGLTPQTDQLLANQTAFREAVWHERMVELAFENHRWLDLLRTGRAETLMRAHADREKAQKSYIPAAAFENINLLFQYPRRELLLTE from the coding sequence ATGATGAAACCAACGAGAATACTATATATACTCACATGTTTAGGGGTGATGCTATGCGCTTGTCAAAAAGATTACCTGGACGCCAATCCGGAGCACGAGCAGAATGCGACTAATTTCTTTGCGTCAAAGGAAGATTTTATTCAAGCTGTTAATGGTGCTTATGTTCCGTTAAGGGAAATATTTACAGGTTCGTTTTGGCAATTGGGGGAGATGCGCGCTGACAATACGTCGTTTCAATATAATGCAGGCGATCGTTCGGGTTTTGGAAGGGAGCAGATCGATCAATTTTTAGAATTGGACGATAACGCGTTTGTTTATTCCTTTTTTCAAAATTCTTTTATAGGTATCGGTAGATGTAATGTGATATTAGATCGTTATGCACCGGAGAAGATAAATGATGACAACGCCGCGCAACAGATCGTCGGCCAGGCGACTTTCCTAAGGGCCTACTATTATTTTAACCTGGTGCAGCTTTTTGGCGAAGTCCCATTGGTCTTACATGAAGTGTCTTCCACAGATGACGCTTTTTCTTCAGCAGCAAGAAGACCCGTGAATGAAATATATGAGGCTATCGCGCAAGACGCATTGACAGCTGCCGAAAATCTGCCGGAAAACTACCAACAAGATAACGATTTGGGGAGGGTTACCAGCATTTCCGCACGTATGCTACTGGCTAAATTATACATGGTGCAACAACAATTTGATCGGGCAATGGAACAGCTGAACATTGTTTTACAATCTGACCGATCCTTAAATGCGGACTATGCGGATAACTTTAATCCAGTACGGAAAAATGGTGTAGAGTCTATCTTTGAAGTGCAATACCTGGAAGGCCCTTTCGATATGTCCAGTAATTTCATGTATACTTTTGCGCCTTACAATGGCGGAACCGATATTACAGGTTTTGGATTATATCCAGGTGCCGAATCGGGTTGGAATATTCCGACGGACGATATGCTGAATGCTTATGAAGAAGGGGATTTAAGGAGAGAAAAGTCGATTAATATGAATTTTATTGATCCTAACACGCAAAGGACGGTGCCTTATGTCATTAAATATAGGAGCCCGCATGCCATTCGGTACCAAACCAATGAGAATTTTCCGGTTTATCGTTACGCGGATGCGATGCTAATGGCTGCTGAGTGCCTGAATGAATTAGGGTATGCAGGCAATGGACAAGCCTTCACTTTACTAAATGAGGTAAGATCGCGTGCAGGATTGACACCACAAACCGATCAGCTCCTTGCTAATCAAACAGCTTTCCGTGAGGCGGTATGGCACGAACGGATGGTGGAGCTTGCCTTCGAAAACCATCGTTGGTTGGACTTGTTGCGGACAGGTAGGGCAGAGACTCTGATGCGTGCACATGCAGATCGCGAAAAAGCGCAAAAAAGTTATATCCCTGCCGCGGCCTTCGAAAATATTAATCTTTTGTTTCAATATCCTCGGCGGGAATTATTACTAACGGAGTAA
- a CDS encoding TonB-dependent receptor produces MIKGILALLLVTALQSNASSFAQKKVTLDVKDAPLRQVLYQITKQTGYDFISEAHILSKVKPISLEVVDYPLREVIGQLLDEELFEVTYGNDRTIIIREKPERRISVQQDIPVQGTVTDKAGEPLAGVSISLLSNAKHGTRTDENGSFTLTAPINSILVISYLGFQRQEVALNNQQEIKIILEEDAAALDEVVVVGYGSQSRRNVTGAVSTVNQAAIKDLPVTSVDQKLSGQMAGVQVNQASGTPGGGMVIRVRGAGSIGAGDDPLYVVDGFPINNSYDKTQNPLSTLNPDDIESISVLKDAASTAIYGSRGSNGVVLITTKKGKEGLSTVDFNIYTGIQQIPSTRKLDMMTAEEYANWRVEHRRDLAAFNNTPFDESSIPEPYRNPVALGRGTNWLDEMTRVAPMQNYNVTISNGNEKTRIMASGGYFNQQGVVRNTGFERYSVRMNLETNLAKNLTLGLNLAPTYTNRKLAEAEGHFTDAVLTQALLTTPVADVRLADGSFNPMITSPDAFENSNPLNVLENTKRKSTNVRALFNTYLNWEILPGLSFKSSFNVDWQDNKFDFFQPSYVGAFRNPPPQPAIGRFDSNVVLNWLNENTLNYTKNWGDHQLDALAGFTVQQERGEWNRVDGSEYPNDVVQTINAATVLTSDGDVQKWQLLSYLARVNYVFKDKYLLSGTIRRDGSSRFGQNNRWGTFPSGSIGWRLSEEDFFPDVPHIDDLKLRASYGIAGNNAIGNYTAIPLITQSNYAFGGSLANGVNLNSLANMNLGWESSKQMDIGFDLSLFKGRLNVVAEYYTRNTKQMLQTIDVPISSGFSQAITNLGNVRNRGWEFSINSLNTTGDFKWETDFNISFNRNQVLDIGNNERIITGVANGTNITVVGQPMGMFYGYVSEGLFLTQAELDAYPHVSGQVIGTVRYRDVDGNGIINANDQTIIGNPHPDFIFGMTNRFRYKNVDLSVLVNGSYGAQILDQYKQFTTNLDGVFNVEREVMDRYRSPENPGAGILPTTVSNTNLARDFRPSHWVKDASYIALRNVTLGYNFKTSFSRAMRVYLSAQNAFFITPYKGGNPEVSFEGSDSLAPGVNFTAYPVPATYTLGINFGI; encoded by the coding sequence ATGATAAAAGGAATACTTGCGCTGCTATTAGTAACGGCCTTGCAATCGAATGCATCGAGTTTTGCCCAAAAGAAAGTGACCTTAGATGTTAAAGACGCGCCATTGCGACAAGTGCTCTATCAGATAACCAAGCAAACAGGTTACGACTTTATCAGTGAAGCGCATATATTAAGTAAGGTTAAACCGATTAGTTTAGAGGTGGTTGATTACCCCTTGCGAGAAGTAATCGGACAGCTACTCGATGAGGAGTTGTTTGAAGTGACCTACGGTAATGACCGTACGATTATTATCCGTGAAAAGCCGGAGCGTCGAATTTCTGTACAGCAGGATATTCCTGTTCAGGGAACTGTGACGGATAAGGCGGGTGAGCCCTTAGCGGGCGTGTCGATCAGTTTGTTATCAAACGCTAAACATGGAACGCGTACAGACGAGAATGGAAGTTTTACCTTAACTGCACCCATCAATTCAATATTGGTGATTTCCTATCTGGGTTTCCAAAGACAGGAAGTAGCCTTAAATAATCAACAGGAGATAAAGATCATTTTGGAAGAAGATGCGGCCGCCTTGGATGAGGTAGTAGTAGTAGGCTACGGAAGTCAGTCGAGACGGAATGTTACGGGAGCGGTATCTACCGTTAACCAAGCAGCTATCAAAGACCTACCGGTAACGAGTGTCGACCAGAAGCTCTCCGGACAAATGGCAGGTGTACAAGTTAACCAAGCTTCAGGCACACCTGGAGGCGGAATGGTAATCCGGGTGCGGGGAGCTGGTTCGATAGGGGCGGGCGATGACCCACTGTATGTTGTTGATGGTTTTCCAATAAACAATAGTTACGACAAAACGCAAAACCCCTTGAGTACCCTGAATCCGGATGACATTGAATCCATCAGCGTATTAAAGGATGCCGCTTCTACGGCTATATATGGATCTAGGGGATCCAATGGGGTGGTGTTGATCACAACGAAGAAGGGCAAAGAAGGACTATCAACAGTAGATTTTAATATCTACACCGGAATTCAGCAGATTCCGAGCACGAGAAAGCTCGATATGATGACTGCCGAGGAGTACGCAAATTGGCGTGTGGAACACCGAAGAGATCTTGCGGCTTTTAATAATACCCCCTTTGACGAATCATCTATCCCGGAACCGTATCGAAATCCCGTCGCTTTAGGTAGGGGTACCAACTGGCTTGATGAGATGACCCGGGTAGCGCCTATGCAAAACTATAATGTGACCATTAGCAATGGAAACGAAAAAACAAGGATAATGGCTTCGGGGGGCTATTTTAATCAACAGGGTGTGGTGCGCAATACGGGCTTCGAGCGTTATTCCGTACGCATGAATCTGGAAACGAATTTGGCTAAGAACCTTACCTTAGGGCTTAATCTAGCGCCAACTTATACCAATAGAAAGTTAGCCGAAGCCGAAGGACATTTTACAGATGCCGTGCTCACCCAGGCTTTGTTAACCACGCCGGTTGCTGATGTGCGCTTGGCTGACGGTAGTTTTAATCCGATGATCACTTCGCCTGATGCCTTTGAAAATTCAAATCCCCTCAATGTACTGGAAAATACGAAAAGAAAATCGACAAACGTTAGGGCTTTGTTTAATACCTATCTAAATTGGGAGATTCTTCCGGGTCTGTCCTTTAAGTCTTCTTTTAATGTGGATTGGCAGGATAATAAATTCGATTTCTTTCAACCTTCCTACGTAGGAGCTTTCCGGAATCCTCCACCTCAACCGGCAATAGGACGGTTTGACTCCAATGTGGTGTTGAATTGGTTAAATGAAAATACACTGAATTATACCAAAAACTGGGGAGACCATCAACTGGATGCCTTAGCAGGCTTTACGGTGCAGCAAGAGCGTGGAGAATGGAACCGCGTCGACGGCTCTGAATACCCTAACGATGTCGTGCAAACCATAAATGCGGCAACGGTCTTAACTTCCGATGGCGACGTGCAGAAATGGCAGCTGCTCTCTTATCTAGCAAGGGTAAATTATGTGTTTAAGGATAAATATCTCCTTTCAGGAACCATCCGTAGAGACGGCTCATCAAGGTTTGGTCAGAACAATCGGTGGGGTACCTTTCCCTCTGGTTCTATTGGCTGGCGCCTATCTGAAGAAGATTTCTTTCCCGACGTACCACATATCGATGATCTGAAATTAAGGGCCAGCTACGGTATAGCAGGGAATAATGCCATAGGCAATTATACGGCTATTCCTTTGATCACACAAAGTAATTACGCTTTTGGCGGCAGTCTTGCTAATGGTGTAAATCTGAATTCGCTGGCCAATATGAACCTGGGCTGGGAGTCTTCCAAACAAATGGATATCGGTTTTGATCTCAGTTTGTTTAAAGGCCGCTTAAATGTCGTAGCGGAGTATTATACCAGGAATACTAAACAGATGTTGCAGACAATTGACGTGCCGATAAGTTCTGGATTTAGTCAGGCCATCACCAATCTCGGAAATGTACGTAACCGTGGCTGGGAATTTTCCATAAATTCCTTGAATACCACTGGTGATTTCAAATGGGAAACAGATTTTAATATTTCCTTCAATAGAAATCAGGTGTTGGATATCGGCAATAACGAACGTATCATAACCGGAGTTGCAAACGGTACCAATATCACGGTTGTTGGGCAGCCTATGGGCATGTTTTATGGATATGTCTCCGAAGGTTTGTTTTTAACACAAGCCGAGTTGGATGCTTATCCACATGTGAGCGGACAGGTGATCGGAACCGTTCGCTACCGCGATGTGGACGGTAATGGCATCATAAATGCTAATGATCAGACCATCATCGGCAATCCGCATCCTGATTTTATATTTGGTATGACCAATCGCTTCCGTTATAAAAACGTCGACCTTTCGGTATTGGTCAATGGCTCGTATGGCGCGCAGATATTGGACCAATACAAGCAGTTTACGACCAATTTAGACGGTGTATTTAATGTGGAGCGTGAAGTAATGGATCGCTATCGGTCGCCGGAAAATCCAGGAGCCGGAATCCTGCCAACAACCGTTAGCAATACGAATTTAGCGCGGGATTTTAGGCCATCCCACTGGGTGAAAGATGCGTCGTACATCGCCTTGCGAAATGTTACGTTGGGCTATAATTTCAAAACATCTTTTAGTCGGGCCATGCGTGTTTATCTGAGTGCACAGAATGCATTTTTTATCACGCCTTATAAAGGAGGGAACCCAGAAGTGAGTTTCGAAGGATCAGATTCCTTAGCTCCCGGGGTGAATTTTACAGCTTATCCGGTACCGGCGACATACACTTTGGGGATAAATTTTGGTATCTGA
- a CDS encoding FecR family protein — protein sequence MSRRVSLTIMNDRLRYLYKRYCENRCTTAEREEFLALLQLGKGDENLHSLLDETWNAQHDDQSEVLTGQQLEHVVQRIMDEPQPKRPFWRRWHLGLAATIVGVIIGCYFLHLSQESPIENEQTLVQVDDVLPGDNRAVLVLEDGRKVDLEQAIIGELTQIDGIKAHKTEEGLIVFSAGEHEDISALKRPRQNTITTPRGGEFKIKLPDGSIAFLNASSSLSFPSRFSPDERRVELVGEAYFEVANKRKGGQLHPPFIVHTVHQEVKVLGTAFNVQAYPDQKANYTTLVNGAVKVSTYQSATDRSEQILKPGQQAIVESKGSSISIKKIDLEEVLAWKDGYFLFTNEPLRGIMEKVSRWYDVEVQYEGDVQDLRFFGIYARTKSLRSLLENIEQTKKIRFDILSNDSGKEERRIIVKAYRK from the coding sequence ATGTCTAGGCGTGTCTCTTTGACTATTATGAACGACCGATTAAGATACTTATATAAACGTTACTGTGAAAATCGCTGCACGACGGCGGAACGGGAAGAATTCCTGGCGCTTTTGCAATTAGGGAAAGGCGATGAAAATCTTCATAGTTTACTGGATGAAACTTGGAACGCGCAGCATGATGACCAATCAGAAGTTTTGACAGGACAACAGTTAGAGCATGTTGTTCAGCGGATCATGGATGAACCGCAACCTAAAAGGCCGTTTTGGAGACGCTGGCACTTGGGGCTCGCGGCGACAATAGTCGGTGTGATTATCGGATGCTATTTTCTTCATCTCAGTCAGGAATCTCCGATAGAAAATGAGCAAACATTGGTACAGGTGGATGATGTGCTGCCGGGAGACAATAGGGCCGTACTTGTTTTAGAAGATGGCAGAAAAGTTGATTTGGAGCAGGCGATAATCGGTGAGCTAACACAAATCGACGGCATTAAAGCTCATAAAACAGAGGAAGGGCTGATCGTATTCAGCGCTGGCGAGCATGAAGATATAAGCGCATTAAAACGCCCTCGGCAAAACACCATCACTACGCCTCGGGGAGGAGAATTTAAGATCAAGCTGCCTGATGGATCCATCGCGTTTCTCAATGCCTCGTCGTCGCTTTCGTTCCCCAGCCGTTTTTCGCCGGATGAACGGCGGGTTGAACTGGTGGGTGAAGCTTATTTTGAGGTCGCTAATAAACGCAAAGGAGGCCAGCTGCATCCACCATTTATCGTGCATACTGTGCATCAGGAAGTAAAGGTGTTGGGTACTGCTTTTAATGTCCAAGCTTATCCGGACCAAAAAGCCAATTATACCACCTTGGTAAATGGTGCTGTAAAGGTGTCAACCTATCAATCAGCAACGGATAGGAGTGAGCAGATCTTAAAGCCTGGTCAACAGGCGATCGTAGAAAGTAAGGGGAGTTCGATTAGCATTAAAAAAATCGATTTAGAAGAAGTACTCGCATGGAAAGATGGTTACTTTTTGTTTACCAATGAACCGCTTCGCGGAATTATGGAAAAAGTATCTCGTTGGTATGACGTGGAAGTGCAATATGAAGGAGACGTGCAAGATTTACGCTTTTTCGGTATATATGCACGGACAAAAAGTTTAAGAAGCCTATTGGAAAATATAGAGCAAACAAAAAAAATACGTTTTGATATTCTGAGCAACGACTCAGGAAAGGAAGAAAGGAGGATTATCGTAAAAGCATACCGTAAATAG
- a CDS encoding RNA polymerase sigma-70 factor: protein MGTDLFCKIRRSGAATSNEQHLLERIQHGDQHAFRTLFDRYQHRVFAFTLKIVKSRELAEEILYAVFLKIWQHKGLDQIENFESYIRVLTKNHTLNVLRSLNLAQKTSVEFAAHLQQHDNATEETILFGETSRLLAEAVEKLPPRQQLVYQLCHEEGLKYEQAAKQLAVSKLTVKTHMQLALRFIRKYLNAHTEIAFLILSMHLIWFR from the coding sequence ATGGGTACAGATCTTTTTTGTAAAATCCGGCGAAGCGGTGCAGCAACCAGTAATGAGCAGCACCTGCTTGAACGTATTCAACATGGTGATCAACATGCTTTTCGCACACTATTTGATCGTTACCAGCACCGTGTCTTTGCTTTCACGCTGAAAATTGTCAAATCCAGGGAATTGGCGGAAGAAATTCTATATGCAGTCTTCCTGAAAATATGGCAGCATAAAGGCCTTGATCAAATCGAGAATTTTGAATCCTATATCCGTGTCCTGACAAAAAACCATACGCTGAACGTCTTGCGTAGCTTGAATTTAGCGCAAAAGACCAGTGTAGAATTTGCGGCTCATCTTCAGCAACATGATAATGCTACCGAGGAGACAATTTTATTTGGCGAAACAAGTCGCTTGTTGGCGGAAGCCGTAGAAAAGCTGCCACCTAGACAACAATTGGTATATCAACTTTGCCACGAAGAGGGACTCAAATATGAACAGGCAGCGAAGCAATTAGCTGTCTCGAAATTAACTGTAAAGACCCATATGCAACTTGCGCTCCGCTTTATAAGGAAATACCTGAACGCACACACGGAAATTGCCTTCCTTATACTCTCCATGCACTTGATTTGGTTTCGTTAA
- a CDS encoding nuclear transport factor 2 family protein — translation MKTLIRLFFAAIIISATAAFARAETKAINKVASASVVDRYIEIVAKGNTLNVEAIFSNQFTQQVANKGKVVQHNRAQVIGFLKKQPNIQQNCETAYTMIEQGNDSAIAKVEMQYEGFTRVEYVTLSNEGGRWKVSQVLSTYQ, via the coding sequence ATGAAAACGCTCATCAGATTATTCTTCGCCGCCATCATCATCAGTGCCACCGCCGCTTTCGCGCGTGCCGAAACAAAAGCCATCAATAAAGTGGCCAGTGCAAGTGTTGTGGACCGCTACATCGAAATAGTTGCCAAAGGGAACACCCTAAATGTGGAAGCCATCTTCAGTAACCAGTTCACCCAACAGGTTGCCAACAAGGGAAAGGTTGTGCAGCACAACAGGGCACAGGTCATCGGTTTCCTGAAAAAACAACCCAATATACAGCAGAACTGCGAAACCGCTTATACCATGATCGAACAGGGCAACGACAGCGCCATTGCCAAAGTAGAAATGCAATATGAAGGTTTCACCAGGGTAGAATATGTAACCCTGAGCAATGAGGGCGGCCGCTGGAAGGTAAGCCAGGTGCTCAGCACATACCAATAG
- a CDS encoding MFS transporter: protein MRTKFGGTRPIEYKIKINKTYCFSEHIVPMVRILRAYMYFMYIFRAFKHRNYRLHFTGQAISLMGTWMQRIAISWLVYRLTGSALILGVVSFVSLLPSLVLAPFIGSFVDKHQKYRIVLTTQFGLMLQAGTLALLVFIGYYNVWWIGLLGFIQGVINTFDVTARQSLMVELVEDKEDLPNAIALNSSAFNAARMLGPAVGGILLSTYGEVVCFTVNFVSFIAVLGSLLSMRLKQKPIMAKQESTWQGLKEGYKYLRNSPHISSLILLLAASSLWIIPYTTLLPVIAREMFDGDATTFSWFESAAGLGAMAGAAYMAMTKAGTNLRFRVMKASGLFALGILLLSFATWLPLALLCIMFASMGMMVQNSSINTYIQTHAMPAFRARAISYYIMAFQGVFPIGSLFIGALAQSLGIHYTLIIQGTAGAIIVIVFIVYIRQHLQRRFVPV from the coding sequence ATGCGCACAAAATTTGGAGGAACTAGACCTATCGAATATAAGATAAAAATTAACAAAACCTATTGTTTTTCTGAACACATCGTGCCTATGGTACGGATTTTGCGCGCGTATATGTACTTCATGTATATTTTTCGAGCTTTTAAACATCGTAATTATCGTTTACATTTCACAGGGCAGGCCATTTCCTTAATGGGTACCTGGATGCAGCGTATTGCTATTAGCTGGCTGGTTTACCGCTTAACGGGATCGGCATTGATACTGGGTGTAGTATCTTTCGTTTCCCTTCTTCCTTCGCTTGTCCTTGCACCTTTTATAGGCAGTTTTGTCGATAAACATCAGAAATACCGCATTGTACTCACCACACAATTCGGGCTCATGCTACAAGCAGGTACTTTGGCCTTATTGGTTTTTATCGGGTACTACAATGTGTGGTGGATTGGCCTCTTAGGTTTCATACAAGGTGTCATCAACACCTTCGATGTTACAGCGAGGCAATCCCTTATGGTAGAGCTGGTGGAAGATAAGGAAGACCTCCCAAATGCTATTGCGCTTAACTCCTCGGCTTTCAATGCGGCCCGGATGCTAGGACCAGCAGTTGGAGGGATCCTGTTGAGCACCTACGGCGAGGTGGTGTGTTTCACGGTCAATTTCGTCAGTTTTATCGCTGTTCTTGGTTCTCTACTATCCATGCGACTAAAGCAAAAGCCAATTATGGCCAAGCAGGAAAGCACCTGGCAAGGTTTAAAGGAGGGGTATAAATATCTACGTAATTCCCCACACATCTCTTCACTTATTTTACTGCTGGCAGCATCAAGCCTATGGATTATTCCCTATACTACGCTGCTCCCCGTTATTGCTCGGGAAATGTTCGACGGTGACGCCACTACCTTTAGCTGGTTTGAAAGTGCAGCAGGGTTAGGTGCAATGGCGGGTGCTGCCTATATGGCCATGACGAAAGCGGGCACGAATCTCCGGTTTCGGGTTATGAAGGCTTCGGGTTTATTTGCTCTTGGGATCTTATTACTATCATTTGCCACGTGGTTACCATTGGCCCTGTTATGTATCATGTTTGCATCTATGGGTATGATGGTACAGAATTCGAGTATCAACACCTATATACAAACCCATGCTATGCCGGCATTCCGGGCACGTGCCATCAGCTATTACATCATGGCTTTTCAAGGTGTATTTCCAATTGGAAGTTTGTTTATAGGGGCGCTCGCACAAAGCTTAGGCATACATTACACCTTGATCATTCAGGGTACGGCAGGAGCTATTATCGTCATTGTTTTTATTGTGTATATTCGGCAGCACCTCCAGCGGCGATTTGTGCCGGTGTAG
- a CDS encoding arabinose isomerase: MEEALNFSTAPLKIGLFGIGLDTYWSQFEGLEERLKNYLNKIASKLKTSHSEVVNAGLVDNVDKAFAAGKMFKQEDVGVIFLYVSTYALSATVLPVVQKAKVPVIILNLSPEAAIDYASFNKLGDRKQMTGEWLAHCAACPVPEIANVFNRSGIRFHQITGLLDNDEECWQEVAEWVAAAQVVQIMQYNRLGCLGHYYSGMLDIYTDLTKQYATFGGHIELLEVEELVTLRKEVSEVERQDRLDLFAQTFAIQEDCSAEELTKAAITSVALDRLVEKYKLGSMAYYYKGTGNKENEEAISSIILGNSLLTANGIPVAGEYEVKNAQAMKIMDSFGAGGSFTEYYAMDFNEDVVLMGHDGPGHIAIAEGKTKVRPLKVYHGKVGKGVSVEMMVKNGPVTLLSVVEAKDGSLFLLMAEGESVAGPILEIGNTNSRYKFSIGARSFVNDWNSYGPAHHCAIGVGHIASKIKKFGQLLDVPVVQVC, encoded by the coding sequence ATGGAAGAAGCATTGAATTTCTCAACAGCACCACTAAAAATAGGTTTATTTGGTATTGGATTGGATACGTACTGGTCGCAATTCGAAGGGCTGGAAGAGCGTTTAAAGAATTACTTAAACAAGATAGCAAGCAAGTTAAAGACTTCTCACTCCGAGGTGGTCAATGCCGGTCTGGTTGATAACGTCGACAAAGCATTTGCAGCGGGGAAAATGTTTAAACAGGAGGATGTTGGCGTGATTTTCTTATATGTTTCTACATACGCCCTATCGGCTACCGTATTGCCGGTGGTACAAAAGGCCAAGGTGCCGGTTATCATTTTAAACTTATCGCCCGAAGCGGCTATTGACTATGCTTCTTTCAATAAGCTGGGCGATCGCAAGCAGATGACGGGCGAATGGTTGGCCCATTGCGCTGCCTGTCCGGTACCGGAGATAGCAAATGTGTTCAATAGGAGCGGTATCCGTTTTCATCAGATCACTGGACTACTGGATAATGACGAGGAATGCTGGCAGGAGGTGGCCGAATGGGTGGCCGCTGCGCAGGTTGTACAGATTATGCAGTACAATCGCTTAGGTTGTTTGGGGCACTACTATAGCGGAATGTTGGATATCTATACCGATCTTACCAAACAATATGCCACCTTTGGTGGGCATATCGAATTGTTGGAGGTAGAGGAACTGGTAACCTTGAGAAAAGAGGTCTCCGAGGTGGAGCGGCAAGATCGTTTGGACCTGTTTGCGCAAACCTTTGCTATACAAGAGGATTGCAGTGCGGAAGAATTAACAAAAGCAGCCATTACCTCCGTGGCTTTAGATCGATTGGTAGAAAAGTACAAACTGGGTTCCATGGCTTACTATTATAAGGGTACGGGAAACAAAGAAAACGAGGAAGCTATCAGCTCGATCATATTGGGTAATTCCCTGTTAACCGCCAATGGCATCCCGGTAGCGGGCGAATATGAGGTGAAAAATGCGCAGGCGATGAAAATTATGGATAGTTTCGGCGCAGGAGGCTCGTTTACGGAGTATTATGCGATGGATTTTAACGAAGATGTGGTGCTGATGGGGCATGATGGCCCGGGGCATATTGCTATTGCTGAAGGGAAAACTAAAGTACGACCATTGAAAGTTTATCACGGTAAAGTAGGAAAGGGGGTGTCTGTGGAAATGATGGTTAAAAACGGACCGGTTACTTTGTTGTCTGTTGTGGAAGCAAAAGACGGTAGTTTATTCTTACTGATGGCGGAAGGGGAATCGGTTGCAGGGCCCATACTCGAAATAGGGAACACCAACAGTCGCTATAAATTTTCTATCGGAGCCCGGTCTTTTGTAAACGACTGGAACAGTTATGGGCCGGCACACCACTGCGCTATCGGGGTAGGGCATATCGCATCCAAAATCAAAAAATTCGGGCAGCTATTGGATGTGCCGGTTGTACAAGTGTGTTAA